The following proteins are encoded in a genomic region of Comamonas resistens:
- a CDS encoding ABC transporter ATP-binding protein, producing the protein MTSNTPYKLQALDIHKRYGQNEVLKGVSLNARAGDVISIIGSSGSGKSTFLRCINLLEQPQQGRIIVADEELQLRPGPGGALAAADQRQLQRLRSRLAMVFQHFNLWAHMTVLQNIIEVPVHVLGLSRDEAVTRARKYLQLVGLEGREDAYPSHMSGGQQQRVAIARALAVEPEVMLFDEPTSALDPELVGEVLRVMQVLAQQGRTMLVVTHEMGFAREVSNHVIFLHQGLIEEQGHPHEVLSNPRSERLAKFLSGNLK; encoded by the coding sequence ATGACAAGCAACACCCCTTACAAACTCCAGGCCCTGGACATCCACAAGCGCTATGGGCAGAACGAAGTGCTCAAGGGCGTTTCGCTCAATGCCCGCGCCGGCGATGTGATCAGCATCATCGGCAGCTCGGGCTCGGGCAAGAGCACCTTTTTGCGCTGCATCAACCTGCTGGAACAACCTCAGCAGGGCCGCATCATCGTGGCAGACGAAGAGCTGCAGCTGCGCCCCGGCCCAGGCGGCGCGCTGGCCGCGGCCGACCAGCGCCAGCTGCAGCGCTTGCGCTCACGACTGGCCATGGTGTTCCAGCACTTCAACCTCTGGGCACACATGACGGTGCTGCAGAACATCATCGAAGTGCCGGTCCATGTGCTGGGCCTGTCGCGCGACGAAGCCGTGACCCGCGCCCGCAAATACCTGCAGCTGGTGGGACTGGAGGGCCGCGAGGATGCCTACCCCAGCCACATGAGCGGCGGCCAGCAGCAACGCGTGGCCATTGCGCGCGCGCTGGCCGTGGAACCCGAGGTGATGCTGTTCGACGAGCCCACCTCGGCCCTGGACCCGGAGCTGGTCGGCGAAGTACTGCGCGTGATGCAGGTACTGGCCCAGCAGGGCCGCACCATGCTGGTGGTGACGCACGAAATGGGCTTTGCCCGTGAAGTGTCCAACCACGTGATCTTCCTGCACCAGGGCCTGATCGAGGAGCAAGGCCATCCGCACGAGGTGCTGAGCAATCCACGCAGCGAACGGCTGGCCAAATTCCTCTCCGGCAACCTGAAATAG
- a CDS encoding ABC transporter permease codes for MNWSVIFEADTLALYAEGLVVTLQLTLISLAVGAVLALLFALALVSRSALVRVPVSAFTYFMRGTPLLIQVYLIYYGFAQLEWVQARWDTVWPWTHFKEPFFCALLSFSLNTAAYTAEMLAGAIRETNKGEVEAARAMGMSDWQLMRRIVLPSAIRRMLPAYGNEVVMMLHSSSLASTVPALLDLTGAASRVYSDFYLPFEAYLFAAAIYLCITFSLLGANRLLERRYLGYLAPRKA; via the coding sequence ATGAACTGGAGCGTCATCTTCGAAGCCGACACCCTGGCGCTGTACGCCGAGGGTCTGGTCGTCACGCTGCAGCTGACGCTGATCAGCCTGGCCGTGGGCGCCGTGCTGGCGCTGCTGTTCGCGCTAGCCCTGGTCAGCCGTTCGGCCCTGGTGCGCGTGCCCGTCAGTGCATTCACCTATTTCATGCGCGGCACGCCGCTGCTGATCCAGGTGTACCTGATCTATTACGGCTTCGCCCAGCTCGAATGGGTGCAGGCGCGCTGGGACACCGTCTGGCCCTGGACACATTTCAAGGAGCCGTTCTTCTGCGCTCTGCTGTCCTTCAGCCTGAACACCGCGGCCTACACCGCCGAGATGCTGGCCGGCGCCATTCGCGAAACCAACAAGGGCGAGGTCGAGGCCGCACGCGCCATGGGCATGAGCGACTGGCAGCTGATGCGCCGCATCGTGCTGCCCAGCGCCATCCGCCGCATGCTGCCCGCCTACGGCAACGAGGTGGTCATGATGCTGCACAGCTCCAGCCTGGCCAGCACCGTGCCGGCGCTGCTGGACCTGACCGGCGCCGCCAGCCGCGTGTATTCCGATTTCTACCTGCCGTTCGAGGCCTACCTCTTCGCGGCCGCCATCTACCTGTGCATCACTTTCAGCCTGCTCGGTGCCAACCGCCTGCTGGAACGCCGCTATCTGGGTTATCTGGCACCGCGCAAGGCATGA
- a CDS encoding LapA family protein — MNFRTISIAIIVALIAVLAVFNWNALATPTPVSFGVTEIQAPLGVLMLALTVLLSVFFIAYVLWLQSSVLLEARRHSKEMQTQRDLADKAEASRFTELRGVLEALHAQDKQDLMARLDVLEAHLVSRAQESDNSTAAYVGQLEQQLHLR, encoded by the coding sequence ATGAACTTTCGCACCATTTCCATTGCCATCATCGTGGCCCTGATCGCCGTGCTGGCGGTCTTCAACTGGAATGCACTGGCCACGCCCACGCCTGTTTCCTTTGGCGTGACGGAAATTCAAGCCCCTCTTGGAGTGCTGATGCTGGCGCTGACGGTCTTGCTCAGCGTGTTCTTCATCGCCTATGTGCTGTGGCTGCAAAGCTCGGTGCTGCTGGAGGCGCGCCGCCACAGCAAGGAGATGCAGACCCAGCGCGATCTGGCGGACAAGGCCGAGGCCTCGCGCTTTACCGAGCTGCGCGGCGTGCTCGAAGCCCTGCATGCTCAGGACAAGCAGGACCTGATGGCGCGTCTGGATGTGCTGGAGGCCCATCTGGTCAGCCGGGCTCAGGAGTCGGACAACAGCACGGCGGCCTATGTGGGCCAGCTGGAGCAGCAGCTTCACCTGCGTTGA